In the Malania oleifera isolate guangnan ecotype guangnan chromosome 1, ASM2987363v1, whole genome shotgun sequence genome, one interval contains:
- the LOC131153629 gene encoding KH domain-containing protein HEN4-like isoform X2 codes for MGPFPATQRNESPMKVPCIRRALPHGHGAPSFLPKQPHSPPDATQEPPTSATHHPSLEEEEEEERRRPRLLFALLFITIRERERDGEAMAAVSPYAPSKTLQSAVSKPQDPISHAAGNGGHRRNLPPITVLLGQTALRLLCHVAAIGGVIGRSGAIVKQLERESGARIRVDDTVPECAERVITVVGSALCDRKVTLRAAGEADEEECEVSQAQDALLCVYDRVLEVEARMEGGCSGVTCCRLLAQNGQIGAVMGKGGKTIEKMRNDTGAKIRILPAEQVPACATTGDELIQIMGAILAVKKALVTVSRCLQECPPLDKAPKHVGRPVEVASYGDFPDPHVEFQPQNNSSLPSLPGNSVDYTSGRHPLSTDFDRITNLDAKSGQHEVKFKLLCPNGAVGGVIGKGGAIVKALQKETGASINVAAPFVMSSERVVTISALENSESFYSAAQNAVARVFMRAIEASIENGLISALNKGVTVTVKLLVASNQINCLIGEGGVVVSEIREATGAEVLILGGDPVPNCASENEEVVQITGEYENVQSALFQITGRLRDNIFPGKLLNGTGPRSCSAIPDVSSYERAWETTSTGFSQSLDLSYSDQETALARRMNHLAIKQKMGGPPTISSKLQPSQTMGRGNTTALTDDGGAFKTFRGGLEVERFRVRKLK; via the exons ATGGGGCCATTCCCTGCGACCCAACGCAACGAATCTCCTATGAAAGTGCCATGCATCCGCCGCGCACTTCCACACGGCCACGGTGCTCCCTCCTTCCTCCCTAAGCAACCCCACTCTCCGCCCGATGCCACCCAGGAGCCACCTACCTCTGCAACCCACCACCCATcactagaagaagaagaagaagaagaaagaagaagacccAGATTGCTCTTTGCCCTCCTCTTCATCActatcagagagagagagagggacggGGAAGCTATGGCAGCTGTGTCTCCCTATGCGCCGTCGAAGACACTGCAATCAGCTGTCTCCAAACCGCAGGACCCGATAAGCCACGCCGCCGGAAACGGCGGCCACCGGCGGAATCTCCCGCCCATCACCGTACTTCTGGGTCAGACCGCGCTCCGCCTTCTCTGCCACGTGGCCGCCATAGGTGGTGTGATCGGCCGCTCCGGGGCCATCGTCAAGCAGCTGGAGCGCGAGTCGGGCGCGAGAATTCGCGTCGACGACACCGTGCCCGAGTGCGCGGAGCGGGTCATCACTGTGGTCGGGTCTGCGCTCTGCGACCGGAAGGTCACTCTGAGAGCCGCAGGCGAGGCAGATGAGGAGGAGTGCGAGGTGTCGCAGGCGCAGGATGCTCTGCTCTGCGTTTACGATAGGGTTTTGGAGGTGGAGGCGCGCATGGAGGGCGGCTGCAGCGGCGTAACTTGCTGTAGGTTGTTGGCGCAAAACGGACAGATTGGGGCAGTAATGGGGAAAGGAGGGAAGACTATCGAGAAAATGAGGAATGATACTGGCGCAAAAATTAGGATCTTGCCTGCAGAGCAGGTTCCCGCATGCGCCACTACCGGCGACGAATTGATTCAG ATTATGGGGGCCATTTTGGCAGTTAAGAAAGCACTAGTTACTGTTTCTCGCTGTCTTCAGGAATGTCCACCATTAGATAAAGCCCCAAAACATGTAGGCAGACCTGTTGAGGTAGCTTCCTATGGGGACTTTCCTGATCCTCATGTGGAGTTTCAACCACAAAATAACTCCTCATTACCATCTTTGCCTGGTAATTCCGTGGATTATACTTCTGGCAGACATCCATTGTCGACAGATTTTGACAGAATCACCAACCTGGATGCCAAAAGTGGGCAACATGAAGTTAAGTTCAAACTTCTCTGTCCTAATGGTGCAGTTGGAGGTGTTATTGGCAAGGGAGGGGCCATTGTCAAGGCTCTACAGAAGGAAACGGGAGCTTCTATAAATGTTGCTGCTCCGTTTGTTATGTCAAGTGAGCGTGTTGTCACTATTTCTGCACTGGAG AACTCAGAATCATTCTACTCTGCTGCACAAAATGCCGTTGCTCGAGTTTTCATGAGAGCTATAGAGGCTAGCATTGAAAATGGGCTTATTTCTGCATTGAATAAGGGGGTAACTGTAACTGTAAAGCTTCTAGTTGCATCAAACCAAATCAATTGCTTGATTGGTGAAGGAGGTGTGGTGGTTTCAGAAATTAGAGAAGCTACTGGTGCTGAAGTACTGATATTGGGAGGGGACCCAGTCCCAAATTGTGCTTCAGAGAATGAAGAAGTGGTTCAG ATTACTGGGGAGTACGAGAATGTACAAAGTGCTCTGTTTCAAATCACTGGTAGATTAAGGGATAATATTTTTCCGGGTAAGTTGCTCAATGGAACAGGACCTAGGAGCTGTTCTGCGATTCCTGATGTCTCTTCATATGAAAGAGCTTGGGAAACAACCTCTACTGGATTTTCTCAATCTTTAGACCTTTCTTATTCTGATCAAGAGACTGCGTTAGCTCGGAGAATGAATCATCTTGCAATCAAGCAGAAAATGGGTGGTCCTCCTACTATTTCATCAAAGTTGCAGCCGTCACAG ACAATGGGAAGAGGGAACACAACAGCCTTGACAGATGATGGAGGAGCCTTTAAAACTTTCAGAGGTGGTCTAGAAGTTGAGAG